A window of Dorea formicigenerans contains these coding sequences:
- a CDS encoding DNA-directed RNA polymerase subunit beta produces the protein MEKNRIRPMKSGKSSRMSYSRQKEVLQMPNLIEVQKDSYDWFLKSGLKEVFEDISPITDYSGKLSLELVDFTLCEDDVKYSIDECRDRDATYAAPLKVRVRLHNKETDEINEHEIFMGDLPLMTRTGTFVINGAERVIVSQLVRSPGIYYAIAHDKLGKKLYSSTVIPNRGAWLEYETDSNDVFYVRVDRTRKVPITVLIRALGIGTNPEIIELFGEEPKIMASFEKDAATNYQEGLLELYKKIRPGEPLAVDSAESLITSMFFDPRRYDLAKVGRYKFNKKLLLKNRISGHVLAEDAVSPITGEVIAEAGTKVTREIADRIQNGAVPYVWIDRPEEERNVKVLSNMMVDLKEVVDIDPEEVGVTELVYYPVLANLLEETAGDIDELKAAIKRDIHDLIPKHITKEDIMASINYNMHLEYGLGNDDDIDHLGNRRIRAVGELLQNQYRIGLSRMERVVRERMTTQDLEGISPQSLINIKPVTAAVKEFFGSSQLSQFMDQNNPLGELTHKRRLSALGPGGLSRDRAGFEVRDVHYSHYGRMCPIETPEGPNIGLINSLASYARINEYGFIEAPYRKIDHSDPENPRVTDEVVYMTADEEDNYHVAQANETLDEEGHFVHKNVSGRYREETQAYERKAFDYMDVSPKMVFSVATALIPFLQNDDANRALMGSNMQRQAVPLLMTEAPVVGTGMEEKAAVDSGVCVVAEEAGVVERSTSAEIQIRQDDGKLKKYKLTKFLRSNQSNCYNQRAIVFKGDRVEKGDVIADGPSTSNGELALGKNPLIGFMTWEGYNYEDAVLLSERLVQDDVYTSIHIEEYEAEARDTKLGPEEITRDIPGVGDDALKNLDDRGIIRVGAEVRAGDILVGKVTPKGETELTAEERLLRAIFGEKAREVRDTSLKVPHGEYGIVVDAKVFTRSNGDEMSPGVNQSVRIYIAQKRKISVGDKMAGRHGNKGVVSRVLPVEDMPFLPNGRPLDIVLNPLGVPSRMNIGQVLEIHLSLAAKALGFNISTPVFDGANEIDIMDTLDLANDYVNLSWEEFEKKHKEELLPEVLDYLYENRDHRKLWKGVPISRDGKVRLRDGRTGEYFDSPVTIGHMHYLKLHHLVDDKIHARSTGPYSLVTQQPLGGKAQFGGQRFGEMEVWALEAYGASYTLQEILTVKSDDVIGRVKTYEAIIKGENIPEPGIPESFKVLLKELQSLGLDVRVLRDDNTEVEIMETSDMGETSFRSLIEGDGKYRRDEEDFGKHGYTTQEFQGEELVNEELEEDEDDYDSDYGDDSFDDYDDMSDDE, from the coding sequence ATGGAAAAGAACAGAATTCGTCCCATGAAAAGCGGAAAAAGCTCACGAATGAGTTATTCCAGACAAAAAGAAGTTCTTCAGATGCCGAACTTGATTGAAGTGCAGAAGGATTCTTATGATTGGTTCCTTAAGTCAGGATTGAAGGAAGTATTTGAAGATATTTCCCCAATTACAGATTATAGCGGTAAATTAAGCCTGGAGCTTGTTGATTTCACACTGTGTGAAGATGATGTGAAATACAGCATTGATGAGTGCAGAGATCGTGATGCAACTTATGCAGCACCGCTGAAAGTCAGAGTAAGACTTCATAATAAAGAGACGGATGAGATTAACGAGCATGAGATCTTTATGGGAGATCTGCCGCTGATGACACGTACTGGTACATTTGTAATTAATGGTGCGGAGCGTGTAATCGTAAGTCAGCTGGTACGTTCCCCTGGTATTTATTATGCAATTGCACATGATAAGCTGGGTAAAAAGCTTTATTCCTCTACTGTCATTCCGAACCGTGGTGCATGGCTGGAGTATGAGACAGATTCCAATGACGTTTTTTATGTTAGAGTAGATAGAACAAGAAAGGTGCCGATCACAGTACTTATTCGTGCTCTTGGAATCGGTACAAATCCGGAGATCATTGAACTCTTTGGTGAAGAACCGAAGATTATGGCAAGTTTTGAGAAAGATGCTGCAACAAACTATCAGGAAGGACTTCTTGAATTATATAAGAAGATCCGTCCGGGTGAGCCGCTTGCCGTTGACAGTGCAGAAAGTCTGATCACAAGTATGTTCTTCGACCCAAGACGTTATGATCTGGCGAAAGTAGGACGTTATAAATTCAATAAAAAGCTTCTTCTCAAGAACCGTATTTCAGGACATGTTCTTGCGGAGGATGCAGTAAGCCCGATTACAGGCGAGGTGATCGCTGAGGCTGGAACAAAGGTGACAAGAGAAATTGCAGATCGGATCCAGAACGGAGCTGTTCCGTATGTATGGATTGACAGACCGGAAGAAGAGAGAAATGTCAAAGTTCTTTCTAATATGATGGTAGATCTGAAGGAAGTTGTTGACATTGATCCGGAAGAGGTCGGTGTAACAGAACTTGTTTACTATCCGGTACTTGCAAATCTCCTTGAGGAAACAGCAGGAGATATTGATGAGCTGAAAGCGGCTATCAAGAGAGATATCCATGATTTGATTCCGAAGCATATTACAAAAGAAGATATCATGGCTTCTATTAACTACAATATGCATCTGGAGTATGGTCTGGGTAATGATGACGATATCGACCACTTGGGTAACAGACGTATCCGTGCGGTAGGAGAACTTCTTCAGAACCAGTACAGAATCGGTCTGTCCAGAATGGAAAGAGTCGTAAGAGAGAGAATGACAACTCAGGATCTGGAAGGAATTTCCCCACAGTCCCTGATCAACATAAAGCCAGTGACTGCAGCGGTAAAAGAATTCTTCGGATCTTCTCAGCTGTCACAGTTCATGGATCAGAACAACCCGCTTGGTGAGCTGACTCACAAGAGACGTCTGTCTGCCTTAGGACCTGGTGGTCTTTCAAGAGACCGTGCCGGATTCGAGGTTCGAGATGTACATTATTCCCACTATGGAAGAATGTGTCCTATCGAGACGCCTGAGGGACCTAACATCGGTCTGATTAACTCACTGGCAAGTTATGCAAGAATTAACGAGTATGGATTTATTGAAGCTCCATATCGTAAGATTGACCACTCCGATCCGGAGAATCCGCGTGTAACAGACGAAGTTGTTTATATGACAGCGGATGAAGAGGATAACTATCATGTAGCACAGGCCAACGAGACACTGGATGAGGAAGGACATTTTGTTCATAAGAACGTATCCGGTCGTTACCGTGAAGAGACTCAGGCTTATGAGAGAAAAGCATTTGACTATATGGACGTATCTCCTAAGATGGTATTCTCTGTTGCTACAGCTTTGATTCCATTCCTTCAGAATGACGATGCTAACCGTGCGCTGATGGGATCCAACATGCAGCGTCAGGCAGTACCGCTTCTTATGACAGAGGCACCGGTAGTCGGAACAGGTATGGAAGAAAAAGCTGCTGTTGACTCAGGAGTATGTGTAGTCGCTGAGGAAGCAGGAGTTGTTGAGCGTTCAACATCAGCAGAAATCCAGATCCGCCAGGATGATGGAAAACTGAAAAAATATAAACTTACAAAATTCCTTCGAAGCAACCAGAGCAACTGCTACAATCAAAGAGCAATTGTATTCAAGGGTGACAGAGTGGAGAAAGGCGATGTGATCGCTGACGGTCCGTCTACATCTAATGGTGAGCTTGCATTAGGAAAGAACCCGCTGATCGGATTCATGACCTGGGAAGGTTACAACTACGAGGATGCGGTTCTCTTAAGTGAGAGACTTGTTCAGGATGATGTATATACATCTATCCATATTGAGGAATATGAGGCAGAAGCCCGTGACACCAAGCTTGGACCAGAGGAAATCACTCGTGATATCCCGGGTGTCGGTGATGATGCGCTTAAGAATCTGGATGACAGAGGAATTATCCGCGTCGGTGCTGAGGTCCGTGCCGGAGATATTCTTGTTGGTAAAGTTACTCCTAAGGGAGAGACAGAGCTGACAGCCGAGGAGAGACTGCTTCGTGCAATCTTCGGTGAGAAAGCACGTGAGGTCAGAGATACATCTCTGAAAGTACCTCATGGTGAGTACGGTATCGTAGTAGATGCCAAGGTATTTACAAGAAGCAACGGCGACGAGATGTCACCGGGAGTGAACCAGTCTGTTCGTATCTATATCGCTCAAAAGAGAAAAATCTCTGTTGGTGATAAGATGGCCGGACGTCATGGTAACAAGGGTGTCGTTTCCCGTGTACTTCCAGTAGAAGATATGCCGTTCCTGCCAAATGGCCGTCCGCTGGATATCGTGTTGAACCCGCTGGGTGTGCCTTCACGTATGAATATCGGACAGGTCCTTGAGATTCACCTGTCTCTGGCAGCAAAAGCACTTGGATTCAACATTTCTACACCTGTATTTGATGGTGCGAACGAGATAGATATTATGGATACTCTTGATCTGGCAAATGATTATGTCAACTTAAGCTGGGAAGAGTTTGAAAAGAAACATAAAGAAGAGCTGCTTCCGGAAGTTCTGGATTATCTGTATGAGAACAGAGATCACAGAAAACTCTGGAAAGGTGTTCCGATTTCACGAGATGGTAAAGTTCGTCTTCGTGACGGAAGAACAGGAGAGTATTTTGACAGCCCGGTAACAATCGGACACATGCATTATCTGAAACTGCATCACCTGGTTGATGATAAGATCCATGCACGTTCAACAGGTCCTTACTCACTGGTAACACAGCAGCCATTAGGTGGTAAAGCACAGTTTGGTGGACAGCGTTTTGGAGAGATGGAGGTATGGGCTCTTGAGGCTTATGGCGCATCTTACACATTGCAGGAGATCCTGACTGTGAAGTCTGACGATGTAATCGGTCGTGTGAAGACATACGAGGCGATCATCAAGGGCGAGAACATTCCGGAACCAGGTATTCCGGAGTCATTCAAAGTACTTCTGAAAGAGCTTCAGTCTCTCGGACTGGATGTTCGTGTACTTCGTGATGACAATACAGAGGTGGAGATTATGGAAACTTCCGATATGGGAGAGACCAGCTTCCGCTCACTGATCGAAGGAGATGGAAAATATCGTCGTGATGAGGAAGACTTCGGCAAACACGGTTATACAACTCAGGAGTTCCAGGGAGAGGAACTTGTAAATGAGGAACTGGAAGAGGACGAAGACGATTACGATTCAGATTATGGCGACGATAGTTTTGATGACTATGATGACATGTCAGATGATGAATAG
- the rpoC gene encoding DNA-directed RNA polymerase subunit beta' has protein sequence MPENSKEQSYQPMTFDAIKIGLASPEKILEWSKGEVTKPETINYRTLKPERDGLFCERIFGPSKDWECHCGKYKKIRYKGVVCDRCGVEVTKASVRRERMGHIALAAPVSHIWYFKGIPSRMGLILDLSPRTLEKVLYFASYIVLDKGETDLQYKQVLSEQEYQEARESWGKGFRVGMGAESILELLQAIDLEKEYEDLTEGLKGATGQKRARIVKRLEVVEAFRESGNKPEWMIMTNVPVIPPDLRPMVQLDGGRFATSDLNDLYRRIINRNNRLKRLLELGAPDIIVRNEKRMLQEAVDALIDNGRRGRPVTGPGNRALKSLSDMLKGKSGRFRQNLLGKRVDYSGRSVIVVGPELKIYQCGLPKEMAIELFKPFVMKELVQNGTAHNIKNAKKMVERLQPEVWDVLEDVIKEHPVMLNRAPTLHRLGIQAFEPILVEGKAIKLHPLVCTAFNADFDGDQMAVHLPLSVEAQAECRFLLLSPNNLLKPSDGGPVAVPSQDMVLGIYYLTQERPGAAGEGKIFKSVNEAILAYENQAITLHSKIKVRVTKTMPGGEEITGIVESTLGRFIFNEIIPQDLGFVDREKEENKLLLEIDFHVGKKQLKQILEKVINTHGATATAEVLDAVKAIGYKYSTRAAMTVSISDMTVPPQKPQMIQQAQDTVDRITKNFKRGLITEEERYKEVVETWKATDDKLTEALLSGLDKYNNIFMMADSGARGSDKQIKQLAGMRGLMADTTGHTIELPITSNFREGLDVLEYFMSAHGARKGMSDTALRTADSGYLTRRLVDVSQELIIHEVDCAKKDAPIPGIFVKAFMDGKEEIESLQERITGRYLCYDIVDKDGNVLVKKNHMVTPKRAELICKKGVNENGEPLTQIKIRTILTCRSHSGVCAKCYGANMATGEPVQVGEAVGIIAAQSIGEPGTQLTMRTFHNGGVAGGDITQGLPRVEELFEARKPKGLAIITEIAGTANLNDTKKKREIIVTNHETGESKAYLIPYGSRIKVADGAELEAGDELTEGSINPHDILRIKGIRAVQDYMIQEVQRVYRLQGVEINDKHIEVIVRQMLKKIRIEESGDTEFLPGTNVDRLEFEDVNEVLEAEGKEPAIGEPIIMGITKASLATNSFLSAASFQETTKVLTEAAIKGKIDPLVGLKENVIIGKHIPAGTGMRKYRDIRLNSELSMDDDLFFEEGLDDDDDLDILNTDFSDDDLLEENELTTEE, from the coding sequence ATGCCAGAAAATAGTAAAGAACAATCATATCAGCCAATGACTTTTGATGCAATCAAAATCGGGTTGGCATCACCTGAAAAGATTCTGGAGTGGTCAAAAGGCGAAGTAACAAAGCCTGAGACTATTAACTATAGAACCTTAAAACCAGAGAGAGATGGTCTGTTCTGTGAAAGAATTTTTGGACCAAGCAAAGACTGGGAGTGTCACTGCGGTAAATACAAAAAAATCCGTTATAAAGGTGTTGTTTGTGACCGTTGTGGTGTAGAGGTTACTAAGGCAAGTGTACGTCGTGAACGTATGGGACATATTGCCCTGGCAGCCCCGGTATCTCATATCTGGTACTTTAAAGGAATCCCGAGCCGTATGGGATTGATCCTTGACTTGTCTCCAAGAACACTGGAGAAAGTATTATATTTTGCTTCTTATATCGTACTTGATAAAGGCGAGACAGACCTGCAGTATAAGCAGGTTCTGTCTGAGCAGGAGTATCAGGAAGCAAGAGAATCCTGGGGAAAAGGTTTCCGTGTTGGAATGGGAGCTGAATCTATCTTAGAGCTTCTTCAGGCAATCGACCTTGAAAAAGAATACGAAGATCTCACAGAAGGTCTCAAAGGCGCTACCGGACAGAAACGTGCAAGAATCGTAAAACGTCTGGAAGTTGTAGAAGCTTTCCGTGAGTCTGGAAACAAACCGGAATGGATGATCATGACAAATGTTCCGGTTATCCCGCCAGATCTTCGTCCAATGGTACAGCTTGATGGTGGACGTTTTGCAACATCTGACCTGAATGATCTGTACAGAAGAATTATCAATAGAAATAACCGTCTGAAACGCCTTCTTGAGTTAGGCGCTCCAGATATTATCGTAAGAAATGAAAAGAGAATGCTTCAGGAAGCGGTAGATGCCCTGATCGACAACGGCCGTCGCGGACGTCCGGTAACAGGACCTGGAAACCGTGCACTGAAATCTCTGTCCGATATGCTGAAAGGTAAATCCGGACGTTTCCGTCAGAACCTGCTTGGTAAGCGTGTTGACTACTCTGGACGTTCCGTTATCGTTGTAGGACCGGAACTTAAGATTTACCAGTGTGGTCTGCCGAAAGAGATGGCAATTGAGCTGTTCAAGCCATTTGTTATGAAAGAGCTTGTTCAGAACGGAACTGCACACAACATTAAAAATGCTAAAAAGATGGTTGAAAGACTTCAGCCAGAGGTTTGGGACGTCCTTGAAGATGTCATCAAAGAGCATCCGGTTATGTTGAACCGTGCACCTACACTGCACAGACTTGGTATTCAGGCATTTGAGCCAATCCTTGTAGAAGGTAAGGCTATCAAGCTTCATCCACTTGTTTGTACAGCGTTTAACGCCGACTTCGATGGAGACCAGATGGCTGTCCATCTTCCACTTTCCGTAGAAGCACAGGCTGAGTGCAGATTCTTACTGCTCTCACCAAACAACCTCCTGAAACCATCTGATGGTGGTCCGGTAGCCGTTCCTTCACAGGATATGGTACTTGGTATTTACTATCTGACTCAGGAAAGACCAGGTGCAGCAGGAGAAGGTAAGATTTTCAAGAGTGTAAATGAAGCAATCCTTGCTTATGAGAACCAGGCAATCACACTTCACTCTAAGATTAAAGTACGTGTGACAAAGACAATGCCAGGTGGAGAAGAAATAACAGGAATTGTAGAGTCCACACTTGGACGTTTCATTTTCAACGAGATCATCCCACAGGATCTTGGATTCGTTGATCGTGAAAAAGAGGAGAACAAACTTCTTCTGGAGATTGATTTCCACGTAGGAAAGAAACAGTTAAAGCAGATCCTTGAGAAGGTTATCAATACACACGGAGCAACTGCAACAGCAGAAGTTCTGGATGCTGTAAAAGCAATTGGATATAAATATTCTACAAGAGCTGCCATGACCGTATCTATTTCCGATATGACGGTACCTCCACAGAAACCACAGATGATCCAGCAGGCACAGGATACTGTAGACCGCATCACTAAGAACTTCAAACGTGGTCTCATCACAGAGGAGGAGCGTTACAAAGAAGTTGTAGAGACATGGAAGGCAACTGACGATAAACTGACAGAGGCACTGCTTTCTGGTCTTGATAAATACAATAACATCTTCATGATGGCTGATTCCGGAGCCCGTGGATCTGACAAACAGATCAAACAGCTTGCAGGTATGCGTGGATTGATGGCTGATACAACTGGTCATACAATCGAGTTGCCTATCACTTCAAACTTCCGTGAAGGACTTGACGTACTGGAGTATTTCATGTCTGCCCATGGAGCACGTAAAGGTATGTCTGATACAGCTCTTCGTACAGCCGATTCAGGATATCTGACAAGACGTCTTGTTGACGTATCTCAGGAGCTGATCATTCATGAAGTAGACTGTGCAAAGAAAGATGCACCGATTCCTGGAATTTTTGTAAAAGCATTCATGGATGGAAAAGAAGAAATCGAAAGTCTTCAGGAGCGTATTACAGGACGTTACCTGTGCTATGACATTGTAGATAAAGATGGCAATGTTCTTGTTAAGAAGAACCATATGGTAACACCAAAACGTGCAGAACTGATCTGCAAGAAGGGTGTAAATGAGAACGGAGAACCATTAACACAGATTAAGATCCGTACAATCCTTACATGTCGCTCACACAGTGGCGTATGTGCAAAATGTTATGGAGCCAACATGGCAACAGGTGAGCCGGTACAGGTTGGAGAGGCTGTCGGAATTATTGCTGCTCAGTCAATCGGAGAGCCTGGTACACAGCTTACAATGAGAACATTCCATAATGGTGGAGTTGCCGGTGGAGATATCACACAGGGACTTCCTCGTGTCGAGGAGCTTTTTGAGGCAAGAAAGCCTAAGGGACTTGCAATCATCACAGAGATTGCAGGAACTGCGAATTTGAACGACACGAAGAAGAAACGTGAGATTATCGTAACAAATCATGAGACAGGTGAATCAAAAGCATATCTGATTCCTTATGGATCACGTATTAAGGTAGCAGACGGAGCAGAACTTGAGGCCGGTGATGAGCTGACTGAAGGTAGTATCAATCCGCATGATATCTTAAGAATTAAAGGTATCCGTGCAGTTCAGGATTACATGATCCAGGAGGTACAGAGAGTTTACCGTCTGCAGGGTGTTGAGATCAACGATAAGCATATCGAGGTTATCGTTCGCCAGATGCTTAAGAAGATTCGTATCGAGGAGTCTGGAGATACAGAGTTCCTTCCGGGAACAAATGTAGACAGACTTGAGTTCGAGGATGTGAATGAGGTACTGGAGGCAGAAGGAAAAGAGCCTGCAATCGGAGAGCCGATCATCATGGGTATTACGAAGGCTTCTCTTGCAACCAATTCCTTCCTGTCAGCCGCTTCTTTCCAGGAGACAACAAAGGTTCTGACAGAGGCAGCAATCAAAGGAAAGATCGATCCGCTGGTAGGTCTGAAAGAGAACGTAATCATCGGAAAACATATCCCGGCTGGTACAGGTATGAGAAAGTATCGTGATATCAGACTGAATAGTGAGTTATCTATGGATGACGATCTGTTCTTTGAAGAAGGATTAGATGATGATGACGATTTAGATATTCTGAATACAGATTTTTCAGATGATGATCTGTTAGAAGAAAATGAACTTACAACAGAAGAATAA
- the feoB gene encoding ferrous iron transport protein B gives MGVKIALAGNPNSGKTTLFNALTGSNQFVGNWPGVTVEKKEGKWKEDKEVVIMDLPGIYSLSPYTLEEVVARNYLITERPDAILNIVDGTNLERNLYLTTQLLELGIPVVMAINMMDIVRKNGDEINTKKLAEKLGCEVVTISALKGDGIKDAASRAVKHAGQKAGQESVHEFAPEVENYLNEIEGRLGYEIPEEQKRFYAIKLFERDDKIKDAMKNAPDVEDIIARAEKEMDDDAESIITNERYSFIGSIIGDCLKKNKTQELTTSDKIDRIVTNRWLALPIFAAVMWLVYYVSVTTVGSILTDWTNDTLFGEWIIPAAQSFFEGIGCADWLTGLIVDGVISGVGAVLGFVPQMLVLFIFLAFLESCGYMARIAFIMDRIFRKFGLSGKSFIPILIGTGCGVPGVMASRTIENDRDRKMTVMTTTFIPCGAKLPIIALIAGALFDGASWVAPSTYFVGIAAIICSGIILKKTKMFAGDPAPFVMELPAYHMPTVGNVLRSMWERGWSFIKKAGTIITLSTIVIWFLLNFGWTDAGFGMLNFDGLEGAAMEAAQAECVLAKIGNLISWIFTPLGWGDWKMTVAAITGLVAKENVVGTFGQLFGFAEVAEDGQEIWGTLANSMSQIAAYSFLVFNLLCAPCFAAMGAIKREMNNAKWFWFAIGYQCLLAYLVALCIFQFGTLFTGGGFGIGTVAAIVILIGFLYMLFRPYKESTSLKANTVSSVKAASK, from the coding sequence ATGGGAGTGAAGATAGCACTTGCCGGAAACCCGAATAGTGGTAAGACAACACTTTTCAATGCTTTGACAGGTTCCAATCAGTTCGTTGGTAACTGGCCTGGAGTTACTGTTGAGAAAAAAGAAGGAAAATGGAAGGAAGACAAAGAAGTTGTAATTATGGACCTTCCAGGTATCTATTCTTTATCACCATATACATTGGAGGAAGTTGTAGCCAGAAATTATCTGATCACAGAGCGTCCGGATGCAATCCTGAATATCGTAGACGGAACAAACCTGGAGCGTAACTTATACCTTACAACTCAGTTACTTGAGCTTGGTATCCCGGTTGTTATGGCAATTAACATGATGGATATTGTACGCAAGAATGGTGATGAGATCAACACAAAGAAACTTGCTGAGAAGCTTGGCTGTGAAGTTGTAACAATTTCTGCTCTGAAAGGTGATGGAATCAAAGATGCAGCTTCAAGAGCAGTAAAGCACGCCGGACAGAAAGCCGGACAGGAATCTGTGCATGAGTTCGCACCGGAAGTTGAGAACTACCTGAATGAGATTGAAGGCAGACTTGGATATGAAATTCCGGAAGAGCAGAAAAGATTTTACGCGATCAAATTATTTGAGCGTGACGATAAGATTAAAGATGCTATGAAAAATGCACCGGACGTTGAAGATATCATTGCTCGTGCAGAGAAAGAGATGGATGACGATGCAGAGAGTATCATCACAAATGAGAGATACAGTTTCATTGGTTCTATTATCGGAGACTGCTTAAAGAAGAATAAAACACAGGAACTGACAACATCTGATAAGATTGACCGTATCGTAACAAATAGATGGCTTGCACTTCCAATCTTTGCAGCAGTTATGTGGCTTGTATATTATGTGTCTGTAACAACAGTAGGTTCTATATTGACAGACTGGACAAATGATACATTGTTTGGTGAGTGGATCATTCCGGCAGCTCAGAGCTTCTTTGAAGGAATCGGATGTGCGGATTGGTTAACAGGTCTGATCGTAGACGGAGTTATCTCCGGAGTTGGTGCTGTACTTGGATTCGTACCTCAGATGCTTGTATTATTTATTTTCCTTGCATTCCTTGAGTCTTGCGGATACATGGCACGTATCGCATTCATCATGGACCGTATTTTCCGTAAGTTCGGACTTTCCGGAAAATCATTTATCCCGATACTGATCGGAACAGGTTGTGGAGTTCCTGGAGTTATGGCTTCCCGTACGATCGAGAATGACCGTGACCGTAAGATGACTGTTATGACAACAACATTTATCCCTTGTGGAGCGAAACTTCCAATTATCGCCCTGATCGCCGGAGCACTTTTCGATGGCGCTTCATGGGTAGCACCAAGTACTTACTTTGTTGGTATCGCAGCAATTATCTGCTCTGGTATCATCTTGAAAAAGACAAAGATGTTCGCAGGAGATCCGGCACCATTTGTTATGGAGCTTCCTGCATATCATATGCCGACAGTTGGTAACGTTCTTAGAAGTATGTGGGAACGTGGCTGGTCATTTATCAAAAAAGCTGGTACAATTATTACATTATCAACAATCGTTATTTGGTTCTTATTGAACTTCGGTTGGACAGATGCTGGATTCGGAATGCTGAACTTCGATGGACTTGAGGGAGCAGCTATGGAGGCAGCACAGGCAGAGTGTGTTCTTGCTAAGATCGGTAACTTGATTTCTTGGATCTTCACACCGCTCGGATGGGGAGATTGGAAGATGACTGTAGCTGCTATTACAGGACTTGTAGCGAAAGAAAACGTTGTAGGTACATTCGGACAGCTCTTTGGATTTGCAGAAGTTGCAGAAGACGGACAGGAAATCTGGGGAACACTTGCAAACAGCATGTCACAGATCGCAGCTTACTCATTCCTCGTATTCAATCTTCTGTGTGCACCTTGCTTCGCAGCAATGGGAGCTATTAAGAGAGAGATGAACAACGCAAAATGGTTCTGGTTCGCAATCGGATATCAGTGCTTACTTGCTTACCTCGTAGCTCTTTGCATCTTCCAGTTTGGTACACTCTTCACAGGTGGCGGATTCGGTATCGGAACAGTAGCTGCAATTGTAATTCTGATCGGTTTCCTTTACATGCTGTTCCGTCCTTACAAAGAGAGTACATCACTTAAGGCTAATACAGTTTCAAGTGTAAAAGCAGCTTCTAAATAA
- a CDS encoding FeoA family protein, with product MTLRDVKVDQTVSVVKLHGEGATKRRIMDMGITKGTSIYVRKVAPLGDPVEVTVRGYELSLRKADAEIIEVK from the coding sequence ATGACTTTAAGAGATGTGAAAGTTGATCAGACAGTATCCGTAGTAAAGCTTCATGGAGAGGGAGCTACAAAAAGAAGAATTATGGATATGGGAATCACAAAAGGAACCAGCATTTATGTCCGTAAAGTAGCACCACTTGGTGATCCGGTGGAAGTTACTGTACGTGGATATGAATTGTCTCTGAGAAAAGCAGACGCAGAGATAATCGAAGTTAAATAA
- a CDS encoding FeoB-associated Cys-rich membrane protein, translating to MMALAAQTSILSTVIVALVIIAIVAWIIRGMIQKKKRSGTFIGCDCGCTNCPHSCHNPKNSNSQSGCGGCGGC from the coding sequence ATGATGGCATTGGCAGCACAGACAAGTATATTGTCTACAGTGATTGTAGCACTTGTAATAATCGCGATTGTAGCATGGATCATAAGAGGCATGATACAAAAGAAGAAGAGAAGTGGTACATTTATCGGATGTGATTGTGGGTGTACCAATTGTCCACACTCCTGTCATAATCCAAAGAATAGTAATAGTCAGAGTGGCTGCGGCGGCTGTGGCGGGTGCTAG
- a CDS encoding FeoA family protein translates to MMPLTMLNPGESASIVRVGGNEETKRFLENLGFVAGSEVKVISSNEGNIIAQIKESRVAVSKGIANKIMV, encoded by the coding sequence ATGATGCCATTAACGATGTTAAATCCAGGCGAGAGTGCATCTATCGTCCGGGTAGGTGGAAATGAAGAAACAAAAAGATTCCTGGAGAATCTCGGATTCGTAGCTGGAAGTGAGGTGAAAGTTATTTCCAGTAACGAGGGTAACATAATTGCCCAGATTAAAGAATCACGAGTTGCAGTCAGCAAAGGAATTGCTAATAAAATAATGGTCTAG
- a CDS encoding Fur family transcriptional regulator, with protein sequence MCQEERFQEVLNQLKKAGYRITEQRKLLLHIILNNEYSSCKEIYYAAKKQDDKVGIATVYRTVQLLEDMELIHKEMVVRI encoded by the coding sequence ATGTGCCAAGAAGAGAGATTTCAAGAAGTATTAAATCAATTAAAGAAAGCTGGCTATCGGATTACCGAACAGAGAAAGCTTCTTTTACACATTATATTGAATAATGAATACTCCTCTTGTAAGGAGATTTATTATGCAGCAAAGAAGCAGGACGACAAAGTCGGAATTGCAACTGTGTATCGTACTGTGCAACTGTTGGAAGATATGGAACTGATCCATAAAGAGATGGTTGTGAGAATTTAG